A region of Streptomyces halobius DNA encodes the following proteins:
- a CDS encoding helix-turn-helix transcriptional regulator yields MATNAIDQTRRMLSLVTYLRERPGARVAEVARAFGITEDELIADLDVLPMCGTSFRGGDLLDIDTDGDRIWWHNPDDVAEPLRLAADEATALLVAARAVATLPGLREGDRQALLRATAKLEAAAGEAAGASSRLSVTFESEGGVFADVDRAIAERRRLWLRYYSPARDELTEREVDPIRLFAVGHTYVEAWCRLSEARRTFRLDRVAEIKLLDAPADPPPIELRDLSEGLVQPAAEDPEVAVEVGPGGRWVAEYYPHDSAEELPDGGLRITLRTPEPASLRRLALRLGKDGRIVSPPALADSARQAAAQALAAYGE; encoded by the coding sequence ATGGCTACCAACGCGATCGACCAGACCCGCCGGATGCTGTCCCTGGTGACATATCTGCGGGAGCGCCCCGGTGCCCGCGTCGCCGAGGTCGCCCGCGCCTTCGGCATCACCGAGGACGAGCTGATCGCCGACCTCGACGTGCTGCCGATGTGCGGTACCAGCTTCCGGGGCGGCGACCTCCTGGACATCGACACCGACGGCGACCGCATCTGGTGGCACAACCCCGACGACGTCGCCGAACCGCTGCGGCTGGCGGCCGACGAGGCCACCGCGCTGCTGGTCGCGGCCCGCGCCGTGGCCACCCTCCCGGGACTTCGCGAGGGCGACCGGCAGGCCCTGCTGCGGGCCACCGCCAAGCTGGAGGCGGCGGCCGGCGAGGCGGCCGGCGCCAGCTCCCGGCTCTCGGTCACCTTCGAGTCCGAGGGCGGGGTCTTCGCCGACGTGGACCGCGCCATCGCCGAGCGGCGCCGGCTGTGGCTGCGCTACTACTCGCCGGCCCGCGACGAGCTGACCGAGCGCGAGGTGGACCCGATCCGGCTCTTCGCCGTCGGCCACACCTACGTAGAGGCGTGGTGCCGGCTCTCGGAGGCCCGGCGGACCTTCCGGCTGGACCGGGTCGCCGAGATCAAACTGCTGGACGCGCCCGCCGACCCGCCGCCGATCGAGCTGCGTGATCTGTCCGAGGGCCTGGTGCAGCCCGCGGCCGAGGACCCCGAGGTGGCCGTCGAGGTCGGGCCGGGCGGCCGCTGGGTCGCCGAGTACTACCCGCACGACAGCGCCGAGGAACTGCCCGACGGCGGACTGCGCATCACCTTGCGCACCCCCGAGCCGGCCTCACTGCGGCGCCTCGCGCTGCGCCTCGGCAAGGACGGCCGGATCGTCTCGCCGCCGGCACTCGCCGACAGCGCGCGGCAGGCGGCGGCCCAGGCGCTCGCGGCGTACGGCGAGTGA
- a CDS encoding DEAD/DEAH box helicase gives MTEDMSPAERYAAAKLRAAEQATALAPFREMYDFGLDPFQIEACRALEAGKGVLVAAPTGSGKTIVGEFAVHLALRQGRKCFYTTPIKALSNQKYTDLVKRYGAERVGLLTGDNSINSEAPVVVMTTEVLRNMLYAGSQTLAGLGYVVMDEVHYLSDRFRGAVWEEVIIHLPDSVTLVSLSATVSNAEEFGDWLDTVRGDTEVIVAEERPVPLWQHVLAGRRIYDLFEERDGQPGGRREVNPDLERLARMENSRPTFGRDKRRGRTMREADRERERRQRSRIWTPSRPEVIDRLDSEGLLPAITFIFSRAGCEAAVQQCMVSGLRLNDQAAREKVRRIVEARTAGIPDDDLHVLGYFEWLEGLERGIAAHHAGMLPTFKEVVEELFVKGLVKAVFATETLALGINMPARSVVLEKLVKWNGEQHADITPGEYTQLTGRAGRRGIDIEGHAVVLWQRGMDPGALAGLAGTRTYPLRSSFKPSYNMAVNLVSQFGRHRSRELLEMSFAQFQADKSVVGISRQVQKNEEGMAGYRSSMVCHLGDFEEYSRLRRELKERETELAKQGAAQRRVAAAAALEKLKPGDVIHVPTGKYAGLALVLDPGTPSGRTNGHRGFEAQDGPRPLVLTAERQVKRLASIDFPVPVTALERMRIPKSFNARSPQSRRDLASALRTKAGHLVPSRHRRPRSQAADDGEITRLRKAIRAHPCHGCDEREDHARWAERYHRLLRDNRQLERRIEGRTNTIARTFDRICALLTELDYLEGDTVTEEGRRLARLYGELDLLASECLRDGVWEGLGPAELAACASALVYEARQADDVVAPKLPAGRARESLAEMVRIWGRLDALEEDHKINQAEGVGQREPDLGFAWAAYRWASGFGLDEVLVEAEMPAGDFVRWCKQLIDVLGQIAAAAPPGGSVARNARKAVDGVLRGVVAYSSVG, from the coding sequence ATGACCGAGGACATGTCCCCTGCTGAGCGCTATGCCGCCGCCAAGCTCAGGGCGGCCGAGCAGGCCACCGCACTCGCCCCTTTCCGTGAGATGTACGACTTCGGGCTGGATCCGTTCCAGATCGAGGCGTGCCGGGCACTGGAGGCCGGCAAGGGTGTGCTGGTCGCCGCCCCCACCGGATCCGGTAAGACGATCGTGGGCGAATTCGCCGTCCACCTGGCCCTGCGGCAAGGCCGCAAATGCTTCTACACCACGCCGATCAAGGCCCTGTCCAACCAGAAGTACACCGACCTGGTCAAGCGCTACGGCGCCGAAAGGGTCGGCCTGCTGACCGGCGACAACAGCATCAACTCCGAGGCGCCGGTGGTCGTGATGACCACCGAGGTGCTGCGGAACATGCTCTATGCCGGCTCGCAGACGCTGGCCGGCCTCGGCTATGTGGTCATGGACGAGGTGCACTACCTCTCCGACCGCTTCCGCGGCGCCGTCTGGGAAGAGGTCATCATCCACCTTCCCGATTCGGTCACGCTGGTCTCGCTGTCCGCCACGGTCTCCAACGCCGAGGAGTTCGGTGACTGGCTGGACACGGTCCGTGGCGACACCGAGGTGATCGTCGCCGAGGAACGGCCGGTGCCGCTGTGGCAGCACGTCCTAGCGGGCCGCCGGATATACGACCTCTTCGAGGAGCGGGACGGCCAGCCGGGCGGCCGCCGTGAGGTCAACCCCGACCTGGAGCGGCTGGCCCGGATGGAGAACAGCCGGCCGACGTTCGGCCGGGACAAGCGCCGTGGCCGCACGATGCGGGAGGCGGACCGCGAGCGGGAGCGGCGGCAGCGCAGCCGGATCTGGACGCCCAGCCGGCCCGAGGTCATCGACCGCCTCGACAGCGAGGGGCTGCTGCCCGCCATCACCTTCATCTTCAGCCGTGCCGGCTGCGAGGCGGCCGTCCAGCAGTGCATGGTGTCCGGCCTGCGGCTCAACGACCAGGCGGCCCGGGAGAAGGTCCGACGCATAGTGGAGGCGCGGACGGCCGGCATCCCGGACGACGACCTCCATGTGCTGGGCTACTTCGAGTGGCTGGAGGGCCTGGAGCGGGGCATCGCGGCCCACCACGCCGGCATGCTGCCGACGTTCAAGGAGGTCGTCGAGGAACTCTTCGTCAAGGGGCTCGTCAAGGCCGTCTTCGCGACCGAGACCCTCGCGCTGGGCATCAACATGCCCGCGCGGTCGGTGGTGTTGGAGAAGCTCGTCAAGTGGAACGGCGAGCAGCACGCCGATATCACCCCCGGCGAGTACACCCAGCTCACCGGCCGGGCCGGGCGCCGCGGCATCGACATCGAGGGCCATGCCGTGGTGCTGTGGCAGCGCGGCATGGACCCGGGCGCGCTGGCCGGCCTCGCCGGCACCCGTACGTATCCGCTGCGCTCCTCCTTCAAACCGTCGTACAACATGGCGGTCAACCTCGTCTCGCAGTTCGGCAGGCACCGTTCGCGGGAGCTGCTGGAGATGTCCTTCGCGCAGTTCCAGGCCGACAAGTCGGTGGTCGGGATATCGCGGCAGGTCCAGAAGAACGAGGAGGGCATGGCGGGTTACCGCAGCTCGATGGTCTGCCATCTCGGCGACTTCGAGGAATACTCCCGGCTGCGGCGGGAGTTGAAGGAGCGCGAGACGGAGCTGGCCAAGCAGGGCGCGGCGCAGCGGCGGGTGGCGGCCGCGGCGGCGCTGGAGAAGCTCAAGCCGGGCGATGTCATCCATGTGCCGACGGGGAAGTACGCGGGTCTGGCGCTGGTGCTCGATCCGGGCACGCCCTCCGGGCGGACGAACGGCCATCGCGGCTTCGAGGCGCAGGATGGCCCGCGGCCGCTGGTGCTGACCGCCGAGCGGCAGGTCAAGCGGCTCGCGTCGATCGACTTCCCGGTGCCGGTCACGGCGCTCGAACGGATGCGGATCCCCAAGTCCTTCAACGCCCGCAGCCCGCAGTCGCGGCGCGATCTGGCGTCGGCACTGCGCACCAAGGCCGGCCATCTGGTGCCGTCACGCCATCGCAGGCCGCGCTCCCAGGCGGCCGACGACGGGGAGATCACCCGGCTGCGCAAGGCCATCCGCGCGCACCCCTGCCACGGCTGCGACGAGCGCGAGGACCATGCCCGCTGGGCGGAGCGTTATCACCGTCTGCTGCGTGACAACCGCCAGTTGGAGCGCCGGATCGAGGGCCGGACGAACACCATCGCGCGTACCTTCGACCGGATCTGCGCGCTGCTGACCGAGCTGGACTACCTCGAAGGCGACACCGTCACCGAGGAGGGCCGGCGGCTGGCCCGGCTCTACGGCGAGCTCGATCTGCTGGCGAGCGAATGCCTGCGGGACGGTGTCTGGGAGGGGCTTGGCCCGGCGGAGCTGGCGGCCTGCGCCTCGGCGCTGGTGTACGAGGCGCGTCAGGCGGACGATGTGGTGGCCCCCAAGCTGCCGGCGGGCCGGGCCCGGGAATCGCTGGCGGAGATGGTGCGGATCTGGGGCCGGCTGGACGCCCTGGAGGAGGACCACAAGATCAATCAGGCGGAGGGCGTCGGCCAGCGCGAGCCGGACCTCGGCTTCGCCTGGGCCGCCTACCGCTGGGCCTCCGGTTTCGGCCTCGACGAGGTGCTGGTGGAGGCCGAGATGCCGGCCGGCGACTTCGTCCGCTGGTGCAAGCAGCTGATCGACGTCCTCGGCCAGATAGCGGCGGCGGCCCCGCCGGGCGGCTCGGTGGCGCGGAACGCGCGTAAGGCCGTGGACGGCGTGCTGCGTGGGGTTGTGGCGTATTCGTCGGTGGGGTGA
- a CDS encoding helix-turn-helix transcriptional regulator, which yields MAIAKAERLMNLALCLLGTRRPLTKRELRSSIEAYVEAFGPGNRAAFGPGNTASNSDDSFSRMFERDKEDLRELGLVIETVDGIDGEVGYVARRDSNRLPPITLDAEEAAALGLAAKIWQQARLAGAASGALQKLRAAGMPLAADGADMDGGQPHSALEPRIPAHEAAFEPLMLACRDRRPVVFDYRKSNAARPERRQVEPWILECWRGHWYVAGWDRERKGERVFRLSRITGKVRSRQGRFTAPVPDHVTVRETVESWAGETATGTARIRLRADHGYPLRARALSVRVLGDGWDELEIPNGHGLDAWLVEFGPDVVVLEPAELRADVVDRLRAVAKG from the coding sequence ATGGCGATTGCCAAGGCCGAGCGGCTGATGAACCTGGCGCTGTGCCTGCTGGGGACGCGACGCCCGCTGACCAAGCGTGAGCTGCGGTCGTCCATCGAGGCTTACGTCGAGGCCTTCGGGCCGGGCAACCGCGCGGCCTTCGGGCCGGGAAACACCGCGTCGAACAGCGACGACTCCTTCAGCCGCATGTTCGAGCGGGACAAGGAGGATCTGCGCGAACTGGGCCTGGTGATCGAGACCGTCGACGGCATCGACGGCGAGGTCGGCTATGTGGCCCGCCGCGACAGCAACCGTCTCCCCCCGATCACACTGGACGCCGAGGAGGCCGCCGCCCTCGGGCTGGCCGCCAAGATCTGGCAGCAGGCCCGGCTCGCGGGCGCCGCCAGCGGCGCGCTGCAGAAGCTGCGGGCGGCCGGTATGCCGCTGGCCGCCGACGGCGCGGACATGGACGGCGGGCAGCCGCACAGCGCCCTCGAACCCCGCATCCCGGCCCACGAGGCGGCCTTCGAACCGCTGATGCTGGCCTGCCGGGACCGCCGCCCGGTGGTCTTCGACTACCGCAAGTCCAATGCCGCGCGACCCGAGCGGCGGCAGGTCGAACCGTGGATCCTGGAGTGCTGGCGCGGCCACTGGTACGTCGCCGGCTGGGACCGCGAACGCAAGGGGGAGCGGGTCTTCCGGCTCTCCCGGATCACCGGCAAGGTCCGTTCCCGGCAAGGGAGGTTCACCGCGCCGGTGCCCGATCACGTCACCGTCCGCGAAACCGTCGAGAGCTGGGCCGGCGAGACCGCCACCGGCACCGCCAGGATCAGGCTCCGCGCCGACCACGGCTATCCGCTGCGCGCCCGCGCGCTCTCCGTACGGGTGTTGGGCGACGGCTGGGACGAGCTGGAAATCCCCAACGGGCACGGACTCGACGCCTGGCTGGTGGAGTTCGGGCCGGACGTGGTGGTGCTGGAACCCGCCGAGCTGCGGGCCGATGTCGTCGACCGGCTGCGCGCCGTGGCCAAGGGCTGA
- a CDS encoding FKBP-type peptidyl-prolyl cis-trans isomerase, with product MLNSPGGHPPYRSFTKRTRRAAAALAVPLLLFTAACGTEDGKDSAAKAVATVKGDVGDKPKITVKKNAKAPDQVVTTTVVEGKGAAVKSGDNVRVDYAGQTMKGDSFGSSWDVQPGADKKAPKRQLVFALNDQLPQMQQTLPVPVKALQALEGKKAGSRVEVEGTAKALVGEVNPQAGIKPDDGLVFVFDIAGAKHVDKKAMAEGEQAAPEEGMPVVKAEGQKPATITIPKGRKAPTELKQQVLIKGKGPEVKARDALVAQYTGVRWRDGKKFDSSWDHDGATAFQIGTGSVVKGWDKGLVGKHVGDRVLLAIPADLAYGDEPPQGSGLDKGDSLVFVVDIVGTF from the coding sequence ATGCTGAATTCTCCCGGGGGACACCCCCCGTACCGCTCGTTCACGAAGCGCACCCGTCGTGCCGCCGCCGCGCTGGCCGTGCCCCTTCTGCTGTTCACCGCCGCTTGCGGGACGGAGGACGGCAAGGACTCGGCCGCGAAGGCGGTCGCCACGGTGAAGGGCGACGTCGGGGACAAACCCAAGATCACCGTCAAGAAGAACGCGAAGGCGCCCGACCAGGTGGTCACCACGACCGTCGTCGAGGGCAAGGGCGCCGCCGTGAAGTCCGGCGACAACGTGCGTGTGGACTACGCGGGCCAGACGATGAAGGGCGACAGTTTCGGCAGCAGCTGGGACGTCCAGCCCGGCGCGGACAAGAAGGCCCCCAAGCGGCAGCTGGTCTTCGCGCTCAACGATCAGCTGCCGCAGATGCAGCAGACGCTGCCGGTCCCGGTGAAGGCGCTGCAGGCGCTGGAGGGCAAGAAGGCCGGCAGCCGGGTCGAGGTGGAGGGGACCGCCAAGGCGCTCGTCGGTGAGGTGAACCCGCAGGCGGGCATCAAGCCCGACGACGGCCTGGTGTTCGTCTTCGATATCGCCGGTGCCAAGCATGTCGACAAGAAGGCGATGGCCGAGGGTGAGCAGGCGGCGCCGGAGGAGGGGATGCCGGTGGTGAAGGCCGAGGGGCAGAAGCCCGCGACGATCACCATTCCCAAGGGCCGGAAGGCGCCCACCGAGCTCAAGCAGCAGGTGCTCATCAAGGGCAAGGGCCCCGAGGTGAAGGCCCGTGACGCGCTGGTCGCCCAGTACACCGGCGTGCGGTGGCGGGACGGCAAGAAGTTCGACTCCTCCTGGGACCACGACGGGGCGACCGCCTTCCAGATCGGCACCGGGAGCGTCGTCAAGGGCTGGGACAAGGGGCTGGTCGGCAAGCACGTCGGTGACCGGGTGCTGCTCGCGATCCCCGCGGACCTCGCCTACGGGGACGAGCCCCCGCAGGGCAGCGGTCTCGACAAGGGAGACTCGCTGGTCTTCGTGGTCGACATCGTCGGCACGTTCTGA
- the tatC gene encoding twin-arginine translocase subunit TatC has product MLKSARKQQEKDPEGRMPLAAHLRELRNRLLKSVLAVMVITAVAMWQYEPLAHFITGPVIDAVGCPKGTSATGPREHPCAEITAQGLLAPFTILLKLSLTAGVVAASPVWLYQLWAFLAPGLHRHEKKYALSFVAAGVPLFLGGAYLAYAVLPTTAGALVGLTPSEWANLFPADEFLDIVTRMVVVFGLAFELPLLLVLLNMGGVITGRRILGWWRFMVLGITIFSAIATPTGDPLTMGLLAAPIVLLYFGAVGICLLNDRRRKRNNPDADLDDDQASELDLTPQAVGGAEPVSSGRMLPEQASGEPADEARRRGYDDVT; this is encoded by the coding sequence TTGCTCAAGTCCGCCCGCAAGCAGCAGGAGAAGGACCCCGAGGGGCGGATGCCGCTCGCGGCGCATCTGCGTGAGCTGCGCAACAGGCTGCTGAAGTCGGTGCTGGCGGTCATGGTCATCACCGCCGTCGCGATGTGGCAGTACGAGCCGCTGGCCCACTTCATCACGGGACCGGTCATCGATGCCGTGGGCTGCCCCAAGGGCACCTCGGCCACCGGGCCGCGGGAGCACCCCTGTGCCGAGATCACCGCGCAGGGTCTGCTGGCACCGTTCACCATCCTGCTCAAGCTGTCCCTCACGGCGGGCGTCGTCGCCGCCAGCCCGGTGTGGCTCTATCAGCTCTGGGCCTTCCTCGCGCCGGGCCTGCACCGGCACGAGAAGAAGTACGCGCTGAGCTTCGTCGCCGCCGGCGTACCGCTCTTCCTCGGCGGCGCCTACCTCGCCTACGCGGTGCTGCCGACCACCGCGGGCGCGCTGGTCGGGCTGACCCCCAGCGAGTGGGCCAACCTCTTCCCGGCCGACGAGTTCCTCGACATCGTGACGCGGATGGTCGTGGTCTTCGGCCTCGCCTTCGAGCTGCCGCTCCTCCTGGTGCTGCTGAACATGGGTGGGGTGATCACCGGCCGCCGGATCCTGGGCTGGTGGCGGTTCATGGTGCTGGGCATCACCATCTTCTCGGCGATCGCGACCCCCACCGGCGATCCGCTGACGATGGGCCTGCTGGCCGCGCCGATCGTCCTGCTGTACTTCGGCGCCGTCGGGATCTGTCTGCTGAACGACCGCCGGCGCAAGCGCAACAACCCGGACGCGGACCTCGATGACGACCAGGCCTCCGAGCTCGATCTGACGCCCCAGGCCGTCGGCGGGGCCGAGCCGGTCTCCTCCGGCCGGATGCTCCCGGAGCAGGCGAGCGGCGAGCCGGCCGACGAGGCGCGGCGGCGCGGCTATGACGACGTGACCTGA
- a CDS encoding FKBP-type peptidyl-prolyl cis-trans isomerase, producing MNIDKPEIDFPEGPAPTELEIVDLKEGDGPVAKAGDMVSVHYVGVSFSSGEEFDASWNRGKPLQFQLGAGQVIPGWDQGVQGMKVGGRRRLTIPPHLAYGERGAGGGRIAPNETLIFVCDLVSV from the coding sequence GTGAACATCGACAAGCCCGAGATCGACTTTCCTGAGGGCCCGGCTCCCACCGAGCTGGAGATCGTGGACCTGAAGGAGGGCGACGGGCCGGTCGCCAAGGCGGGAGACATGGTCTCCGTCCACTACGTCGGCGTGTCCTTCAGCAGCGGCGAGGAGTTCGACGCGAGCTGGAACCGCGGCAAGCCGCTGCAGTTCCAGCTGGGCGCCGGCCAGGTCATCCCCGGCTGGGACCAGGGTGTGCAGGGCATGAAGGTCGGCGGCCGCCGCCGGCTGACCATCCCGCCGCACCTGGCGTACGGCGAACGTGGCGCCGGCGGCGGCCGCATCGCGCCGAACGAGACGCTGATCTTCGTCTGCGATCTGGTCTCCGTCTGA
- a CDS encoding 5'-3' exonuclease encodes MLLDTASLYFRAYFGVPDSVRAPDGTPVNAVRGLLDFIARLVQDHHPDDLVACMDFDWRPQWRVDLIPSYKAHRVAEEAPEGSAEPDVEEVPDTLSPQVPVIEDVLDALGIARIGAAGYEADDVIGTLTGRAAGPVDVVTGDRDLFQLIDDRRGIRILYPLKGVGTLQITDGTLLREKYGVDGSGYADLALLRGDPSDGLPGVPGIGEKTAAKLLDAYGDLAGIMAAADDPASKLTPAQRRRLTEARPYIEVAPKVVRVATDVPVPDVDPALPAEPADPERLEALAVQWGLGGSLQRLLTTLQR; translated from the coding sequence ATGCTCCTCGATACCGCCTCTCTCTACTTCCGCGCCTATTTCGGGGTACCGGATTCGGTCAGGGCCCCGGACGGCACCCCCGTGAACGCGGTGCGCGGTCTGTTGGACTTCATCGCCCGGCTCGTCCAGGACCACCATCCCGATGACCTGGTCGCCTGCATGGACTTCGACTGGCGCCCCCAGTGGCGGGTCGATCTGATCCCCTCCTACAAGGCACACCGGGTCGCCGAGGAGGCCCCGGAGGGCTCCGCCGAGCCGGACGTGGAGGAGGTCCCGGACACCCTCTCCCCCCAGGTCCCGGTGATCGAGGACGTCCTCGACGCGCTCGGCATCGCCCGTATCGGCGCCGCCGGCTATGAGGCCGACGACGTCATCGGCACCCTGACCGGCCGGGCTGCGGGCCCGGTGGACGTCGTCACCGGCGACCGCGACCTCTTCCAGCTGATCGACGACCGGCGCGGCATCCGCATCCTCTATCCCCTCAAGGGCGTCGGCACACTGCAGATCACCGACGGGACGCTGCTGCGCGAGAAGTACGGTGTGGACGGCTCCGGCTACGCCGATCTGGCGCTGCTGCGCGGCGACCCCAGCGACGGCCTGCCGGGCGTGCCGGGCATCGGCGAGAAGACCGCCGCGAAGCTGCTGGACGCGTACGGCGATCTGGCGGGGATCATGGCCGCCGCCGACGATCCCGCGTCGAAGCTGACCCCCGCCCAGCGCAGGCGGCTGACCGAGGCACGGCCGTATATCGAGGTCGCCCCCAAGGTCGTACGGGTGGCCACCGACGTACCCGTTCCGGACGTCGATCCCGCACTGCCGGCCGAACCGGCCGACCCCGAGCGACTGGAGGCACTGGCCGTGCAGTGGGGCCTGGGCGGCTCCCTGCAGCGGCTGCTCACCACACTCCAGAGGTGA
- a CDS encoding siderophore-interacting protein: MAEERPSRNKRPLHRAQVVRTEQLTPQMVRVVLGGAGLAEFTAGEYTDHYIKLVFPLPGVAYPEPFDIARIRADLPRAQWPRTRTYTVRSWDAAARELAVDFVVHGDEGLAGPWAAAAKPGDEVLFLGPGGAYAPRADADWHLLAGDESALPAIASALARMPPGAPVHAFIEVAGPEERQKLDAPADAEITWLYRGGAPVGRELVAAVRAFDFPAGQVQAFVHGEAGFVKELRRLLRIEHEVPREALSISGYWRTGHDEDGWQASKRDWNQRVEAEQETTRAAAA; this comes from the coding sequence GTGGCAGAAGAGCGCCCGTCCCGCAACAAACGCCCGCTGCACCGCGCCCAGGTGGTGCGCACCGAGCAGCTCACCCCGCAGATGGTCCGTGTGGTGCTGGGCGGTGCGGGACTGGCGGAGTTCACCGCCGGCGAGTACACCGACCACTACATCAAGCTGGTCTTCCCGCTGCCCGGCGTGGCCTACCCCGAGCCGTTCGACATCGCGCGGATCCGCGCCGACCTCCCGCGTGCCCAGTGGCCCAGGACCCGTACGTACACCGTGCGCTCCTGGGACGCCGCGGCCCGCGAGCTGGCCGTCGACTTCGTGGTGCACGGGGACGAGGGGCTGGCCGGGCCCTGGGCGGCCGCCGCGAAACCGGGCGACGAGGTGCTCTTCCTCGGCCCCGGCGGCGCGTACGCCCCGCGGGCCGACGCCGACTGGCATCTGCTGGCCGGCGACGAGAGCGCGCTCCCGGCCATCGCTTCCGCCCTCGCCCGGATGCCCCCGGGCGCGCCGGTGCACGCGTTCATCGAGGTGGCGGGCCCGGAGGAGCGGCAGAAACTGGACGCACCGGCGGACGCCGAGATCACCTGGCTGTACCGGGGCGGCGCGCCGGTCGGCCGTGAACTGGTCGCCGCTGTACGGGCGTTTGACTTCCCGGCAGGGCAGGTGCAGGCGTTCGTCCACGGTGAGGCGGGTTTCGTGAAGGAGCTGCGCCGCCTGCTGCGGATCGAGCACGAGGTCCCCCGTGAGGCCCTGTCCATCTCCGGCTACTGGCGCACCGGCCACGACGAGGACGGCTGGCAGGCGTCCAAGCGGGACTGGAACCAGCGGGTGGAGGCCGAACAGGAGACCACGCGGGCGGCGGCCGCCTGA
- the tatA gene encoding Sec-independent protein translocase subunit TatA, producing the protein MFSNLRPIEIILIIAVIVLLFGAKKLPDMARSLGKSARILKSEAKAMKKEGGEADGGATTGTTSEAPSDAAQQAPRTIQAAPGDVTSSRPVAEPNTTNKG; encoded by the coding sequence ATGTTCAGCAACCTGAGGCCCATCGAGATCATTCTGATCATCGCCGTCATTGTGCTGCTGTTCGGCGCGAAGAAGCTCCCCGACATGGCGCGTTCGCTCGGTAAGTCGGCGCGCATCCTCAAGAGCGAGGCCAAGGCCATGAAGAAGGAGGGCGGCGAGGCGGACGGCGGTGCCACGACGGGCACCACGTCCGAGGCGCCTTCCGACGCAGCGCAGCAGGCTCCTCGTACGATTCAGGCGGCCCCCGGTGATGTGACCAGCTCGCGCCCCGTGGCCGAGCCGAACACCACCAACAAGGGCTGA
- a CDS encoding helical backbone metal receptor, producing MSPRGAVRRVVSLVPSLTEAVAACAPELLVGATDWCSHPAGLDVTRVGGTKNPDTDRITALAPDLVIANEEENRPQDLGVLRAAGLDVLVTEIRTLDQALRELARVLVRGCGLPRPDWLDDAEAAWRELPAGPAELTAVVPVWRRPWMVLGRDTFAGDLLARLGVRNLYAGHTDRYPRIPIQELNTRGADLVVLPDEPYRFTAQDGPEAFPGLPAALVSGRHLTWYGPSLVAAPDVLAAVVAGAR from the coding sequence ATGAGCCCTCGTGGCGCCGTCCGGCGCGTGGTGTCCCTGGTGCCGTCCCTGACCGAGGCGGTGGCCGCCTGCGCGCCCGAGCTGCTGGTCGGCGCCACCGACTGGTGCAGCCATCCCGCCGGGCTCGACGTCACCCGTGTCGGCGGCACCAAGAACCCCGACACCGACCGGATCACCGCCCTCGCCCCCGACCTCGTGATCGCCAACGAGGAGGAGAACCGCCCGCAGGATCTCGGGGTGCTGCGGGCCGCGGGCCTCGATGTGCTCGTCACCGAGATCAGGACCCTGGACCAGGCGCTGCGCGAGCTGGCGCGCGTCCTGGTCCGCGGCTGCGGCCTGCCCCGTCCGGACTGGCTGGACGACGCCGAGGCCGCCTGGCGGGAGCTGCCGGCCGGACCGGCGGAGCTGACCGCCGTCGTCCCCGTCTGGCGGCGGCCCTGGATGGTCCTCGGCCGGGACACCTTCGCCGGCGATCTCCTCGCCCGCCTCGGCGTACGGAACCTCTACGCGGGCCATACCGACCGCTACCCCCGCATCCCGATCCAGGAACTGAACACCCGCGGCGCCGACCTCGTCGTCCTCCCGGACGAGCCGTACCGCTTCACCGCGCAGGACGGCCCCGAAGCGTTCCCCGGCCTGCCCGCCGCGCTCGTCAGCGGGCGTCATCTCACCTGGTACGGACCGTCGTTGGTGGCAGCACCGGACGTCCTGGCGGCGGTTGTCGCCGGGGCGCGCTGA